From Flavobacterium sp. 102, a single genomic window includes:
- a CDS encoding Smr/MutS family protein, with the protein MITKGDKVSVLDDAIDGVVVDVQGNEVTIETTDGFNLTFKSNELIKIGNTNDMNFSFNKSQVIAEKEIPKPNYTNTEKKSKKEIPVPDFDLHIEKLVKNHKSLSNYDILTIQTETAKRHIEFAIRNRIPKIVFIHGVGEGILKSELDFMLGRYDNISFQDANFQKYGSGATEVYFKQNVK; encoded by the coding sequence ATGATAACTAAAGGCGATAAAGTTTCAGTATTAGATGATGCCATTGATGGCGTTGTCGTTGATGTACAAGGCAACGAAGTGACTATTGAAACTACCGATGGTTTTAATTTGACTTTTAAAAGTAACGAGCTAATCAAGATTGGGAATACCAATGACATGAATTTCAGTTTTAATAAAAGTCAGGTTATAGCGGAAAAAGAAATTCCTAAACCCAATTATACCAACACAGAGAAAAAGTCTAAAAAGGAAATTCCGGTTCCCGATTTTGATTTACACATTGAAAAGTTGGTTAAAAACCATAAATCATTAAGTAACTACGATATATTGACCATTCAAACTGAAACTGCTAAACGTCACATCGAGTTTGCTATTCGAAACAGAATACCCAAAATCGTCTTTATTCACGGCGTAGGCGAAGGCATTTTAAAATCGGAACTCGATTTTATGCTCGGCCGCTATGATAACATAAGCTTTCAGGATGCCAATTTCCAGAAGTATGGTTCCGGTGCTACAGAAGTTTACTTCAAGCAGAATGTAAAATAA